The following proteins are encoded in a genomic region of Brachypodium distachyon strain Bd21 chromosome 1, Brachypodium_distachyon_v3.0, whole genome shotgun sequence:
- the LOC100836535 gene encoding shikimate kinase 2, chloroplastic isoform X1 — MEAGAGLAMQSSSRAVGVGARGGPGGCRSGALRGERRARLGSLRVGGLAAAAAAVRVRGAKPVAPLYCLKTSRGQETLHNSVDEALLLKRKAEEVLFELNGRCIYLVGMMGSGKSTVGKILAEVLGYSYFDSDSLVEQAVGMPSVAQIFKVHSEAFFRDNESSHLLVLQSSVLRDLSSMQRLVVATGGGAVIRPVNWRYMKKGLSIMLDVPLDALAKRIAQVGTASRPLLDQPSGDPYTAAFTKLSMLAEQRGDAYANADVRVSLEDIAAKQGHDDVSQLTPTDIAIEALQKIQNFVMEHSVASSPFDDL, encoded by the exons ATGGAGGCGGGCGCTGGCCTCGCGATGCAGTCGTCGTCGCGGGCGGTCGGGGTCGGAGCCCGAGGCGGGCCCGGTGGCTGCCGGAGCGGCGCTCTTCGCGGGGAGAGGCGGGCGCGGCTGGGGAGCCTGCGGGTAGGTGGACTGGCCGCAGCAGCGGCTGCCGTGCGGGTTCGCGGGGCCAAGCCCGTCGCGCCGCTCTACTGCCTCAAGACATCCAGGG GTCAGGAGACCTTGCATAACTCAGTTGATGAAGCCCTCTTGTTAAAG AGGAAAGCAGAAGAAGTTCTGTTCGAACTGAATGGACGGTGTATTTACCTAGTTG GAATGATGGGCTCTGGAAAGAGCACGGTGGGCAAGATATTAGCCGAAGTGTTGGGTTATTCATACTTTGACAGTGATAGTTTGGTCGAACAGGCAGTTGGAATGCCTTCCGTAGCTCAAATATTCAAGGTTCACAGTGAAGCGTTTTTCAGAGATAACGAA TCTTCCCACCTTCTTGTCTTACAGAGTAGTGTCTTGAGAGATTTGTCCTCAATGCAGCGATTAGTTGTTGCTACTGGAGGCGGTGCTGTCATTCGGCCAGTTAACTG gaGATATATGAAGAAAGGTCTATCTATCATGTTGGATGTGCCTTTGGATGCACTTGCGAAGCGCATTGCGCAAGTTGGGACTGCTTCTCGTCCCCTTCTAGATCAGCCATCCGGTGATCCATACACCGCG GCTTTCACGAAACTCAGCATGCTTGCAGAGCAAAGAGGGGATGCTTATGCGAATGCCGATGTAAGGGTTTCTCTTGAAG ACATTGCAGCCAAACAGGGTCATGACGATGTCTCTCAGCTAACCCCAACTGATATCGCAATTGAG GCCCTACAGAAGATTCAGAATTTTGTCATGGAGCACTCTGTAGCCAGCAGCCCATTTGATGACTTGTAA
- the LOC100836535 gene encoding shikimate kinase 2, chloroplastic isoform X2 has translation MEAGAGLAMQSSSRAVGVGARGGPGGCRSGALRGERRARLGSLRVGGLAAAAAAVRVRGAKPVAPLYCLKTSRGQETLHNSVDEALLLKRKAEEVLFELNGRCIYLVGMMGSGKSTVGKILAEVLGYSYFDSDSLVEQAVGMPSVAQIFKVHSEAFFRDNESSVLRDLSSMQRLVVATGGGAVIRPVNWRYMKKGLSIMLDVPLDALAKRIAQVGTASRPLLDQPSGDPYTAAFTKLSMLAEQRGDAYANADVRVSLEDIAAKQGHDDVSQLTPTDIAIEALQKIQNFVMEHSVASSPFDDL, from the exons ATGGAGGCGGGCGCTGGCCTCGCGATGCAGTCGTCGTCGCGGGCGGTCGGGGTCGGAGCCCGAGGCGGGCCCGGTGGCTGCCGGAGCGGCGCTCTTCGCGGGGAGAGGCGGGCGCGGCTGGGGAGCCTGCGGGTAGGTGGACTGGCCGCAGCAGCGGCTGCCGTGCGGGTTCGCGGGGCCAAGCCCGTCGCGCCGCTCTACTGCCTCAAGACATCCAGGG GTCAGGAGACCTTGCATAACTCAGTTGATGAAGCCCTCTTGTTAAAG AGGAAAGCAGAAGAAGTTCTGTTCGAACTGAATGGACGGTGTATTTACCTAGTTG GAATGATGGGCTCTGGAAAGAGCACGGTGGGCAAGATATTAGCCGAAGTGTTGGGTTATTCATACTTTGACAGTGATAGTTTGGTCGAACAGGCAGTTGGAATGCCTTCCGTAGCTCAAATATTCAAGGTTCACAGTGAAGCGTTTTTCAGAGATAACGAA AGTAGTGTCTTGAGAGATTTGTCCTCAATGCAGCGATTAGTTGTTGCTACTGGAGGCGGTGCTGTCATTCGGCCAGTTAACTG gaGATATATGAAGAAAGGTCTATCTATCATGTTGGATGTGCCTTTGGATGCACTTGCGAAGCGCATTGCGCAAGTTGGGACTGCTTCTCGTCCCCTTCTAGATCAGCCATCCGGTGATCCATACACCGCG GCTTTCACGAAACTCAGCATGCTTGCAGAGCAAAGAGGGGATGCTTATGCGAATGCCGATGTAAGGGTTTCTCTTGAAG ACATTGCAGCCAAACAGGGTCATGACGATGTCTCTCAGCTAACCCCAACTGATATCGCAATTGAG GCCCTACAGAAGATTCAGAATTTTGTCATGGAGCACTCTGTAGCCAGCAGCCCATTTGATGACTTGTAA